The genomic DNA gcactaacaacctcgagaggtctcggcctgccatttctgactttctgttacttaattttacccgtagtaaagtaagtAGTCAAGTCAGCCCTACGGACGGAGAGACGGTCTTCTGGATggggccctgccgtgtgaagaccggcgccgctgtcgcctcggccaccgcactgccgatcttcatacgacattcaaatcccatctggaccgttaccccgtagtgagaactatctaactatccaactacgtggtatcagtaagtctagtaagccagaaatggcagacataatctaagaggtcgtttagccaaaagaagaagaagaaaacgataaTACATCAGGCAGTGAAACAAACTAGCTGCAGAAGTCTTTCGGTGCGGTTACAGTCCAAAGATCAGGCGTATCAATGTCATCGACTGAAGCTTAGTAATTCCATGCCATTCTAATGACATCACTAGGCTACTGGAACCTGATCATAGAGCGTTGAATCCTCCTCAGCAAACCTTTGCTCATAGGTTTCCAAAAATCCGCAAAACTTGTAAAAAGTTATCACAATATGCAATGCCATTCCAACTTCCTCATTCGCAGTGAAAGTTTCTAGCACAAACCTCCCATAATTGCACACGCCATAATGGAGATGTAGTTGCAATGCACTACTTTCataatattacaatgaacTTCAGTGAGTCACTTAGACACTAAGTTTAGACCTGGAGTTGTTAGGTGATTGGATTCTGTAAGTTCATCCTATAGAGATTTGCTCAAAAAAATATCAAGGTTGAGTCTGAGGTTAGAAATCTCTCATTTCAACGAATGGCTTCATCTCAGGATCTAAGATGTATAACGATAAATGCAGCAGCAAATAAAAGATTGAGTTACTTTTACATTTCGTCTGAGCATCTGAAAAGTAAGCTTTACCAGTAGGGATATGTAGTTGGGAGTTCAAAATTAAATCTGCCTCAAAGATATTGGAATACAACCATGAACATGTGCTCAATAACCTACAGTCAGTCtacttaataattttaaaatgtctTCAGTCTTTATCAAAAGTCTCCAAGTCAAGGGATCTCCCGTCTGCCACCTATTACTTTCCCTTCTTCCCTTTCTTCGGTGCTTTCTGgggcttttgctttttcttgcgCTTGAACTGCCCCAAACCCTTCCGCACCATCGTACCTCTCCACCAGGCCTGAATCTTGATCGCCGACCGCATCTGCTTGTTGGCGAATGCCAGCTGCTGTTCGCGCTCCTTCATAAATTCGGCGcaaatttttaaatctttcTCCCGGTGCTTAAACAGTATGGTCATCTCCTCGAACTGCACCTTCAGGTTCACTATCTTGTCCTTGTGCTCGGCAATCTGTGCATCCAGCGCCTTAATTTCGCGCTGATACTTGTCGGTCCAGAAAGCGATCTTTTCGCTGATCTGATCGATGCAGTAGTTGATGTACACTGGTGGAGGGGAAAAAATGAGAACGAACGGCATTATTGCGCAAACGATATGATTACAGTATGATTCGCGCGTACCCTTACCATCAATCTCACTTTTCAGTCGCAGCTCACGCTCGATGTTCGCTTTGGTCTGGGTCGCTGTTCGGACGAGATCATTCTCCTTGCCCTGAATGATGATGCGTGCCTGCTCGTGCCGGGTACGCTCCCACTGCTGGACAAGCTTGGTTTTTATGTCGTTCTCAATGCGTGCATCTTTCAGTCTCGTTTCCAGGTCGAAAATTTCATCATCCAACTGTTTCAGCACCTTCTTACACTCCCTGTTAACGCCCTCCAGCTGGGTTTGTAAGATTTTCAGTTTCTTATCGTTCAGGATGCTGTCACGGATCAGAATCAGCTCCTCCTGCT from Anopheles stephensi strain Indian chromosome 2, UCI_ANSTEP_V1.0, whole genome shotgun sequence includes the following:
- the LOC118504528 gene encoding dynein regulatory complex protein 9-like isoform X2, whose protein sequence is MCDLSKPNYRSTESSESEDVSDTTTRASTAESNSQLGPKAMFNEMESGMINIIIEEATYKLIVINRDGDKTSAPIVRKPPMHVRFDPAYKNQLLSENMVVDLAMGKMILVKLQNDISNLRKLLSDTHTEMAEFGTFETLQTFMDNDIQSEQEELILIRDSILNDKKLKILQTQLEGVNRECKKVLKQLDDEIFDLETRLKDARIENDIKTKLVQQWERTRHEQARIIIQGKENDLVRTATQTKANIERELRLKSEIDVYINYCIDQISEKIAFWTDKYQREIKALDAQIAEHKDKIVNLKVQFEEMTILFKHREKDLKICAEFMKEREQQLAFANKQMRSAIKIQAWWRGTMVRKGLGQFKRKKKQKPQKAPKKGKKGK
- the LOC118504528 gene encoding dynein regulatory complex protein 9-like isoform X1; this translates as MCDLSKPNYRSTESSESEDVSDTTTRASTAESNSQLGPKAMFNEMESGMINIIIEEATYKLIVINRDGDKTSAPIVRKPPMHVRFDPAYKNQLLSENMVVDLAMGKMILVKLQNDISNLRKLLSDTHTEMAEFGTFETLQTFMDNDIQSEQEELILIRDSILNDKKLKILQTQLEGVNRECKKVLKQLDDEIFDLETRLKDARIENDIKTKLVQQWERTRHEQARIIIQGKENDLVRTATQTKANIERELRLKSEIDGKVYINYCIDQISEKIAFWTDKYQREIKALDAQIAEHKDKIVNLKVQFEEMTILFKHREKDLKICAEFMKEREQQLAFANKQMRSAIKIQAWWRGTMVRKGLGQFKRKKKQKPQKAPKKGKKGK